A stretch of the Rosa rugosa chromosome 5, drRosRugo1.1, whole genome shotgun sequence genome encodes the following:
- the LOC133708794 gene encoding calcium-transporting ATPase 8, plasma membrane-type-like isoform X4 — MRKREIYKLRGGRRVEVSIYDLVVGDVIPLNIGDQVPADGVLITGHSLSIDESSMTGESKIVRKDSKEPFLMSGCKVADGNGIMLVTSVGINTEWGLLMASISEDTGEETPLQVRLNGVATFIGVVGLTVALLVLCVLLVRYFTGHTTNADGTSQFVAGKTKFGKAIDGAIKIVTIAVTIVVVAVPEGLPLAVTLTLAYSMRKMMADKALVRRLSACETMGSATTICSDKTGTLTLNQMTVVESCACLKKVNDSDGKPDLSPKISSLIIEGIAQNTTGNVYVPETGGDVEVTGSPTEKAILQWALKLGMNFEATRSQSSILHVFPFNSEKKRGGVAVKLPNNEVHIHWKGAAEIILASCTRYIEDNDQVVAMDDNKLMLFRKSIEDMAVGSLRCVAIAYLPYELENVPTGEQQLADWAMPADDLVLLAIVGIKDPCRPGVADAVRLCQNAGVKVRMVTGDNVQTAKAIALECGILRADSDLSELLIEGKDFRELSDRRREEVAEKISVMGRSSPNDKLLLVQALRRRGHVVAVTGDGTNDAPALHEADIGLAMGIQGTEVAKESSDIIILDDNFASVVKVVRWGRSVYANIQKFIQFQLTVNVAALVINVVAAISSGAVPLNAVQLLWVNLIMDTLGALALATEPPTNHLMDRQPVGRREPLITNIMWRNLLIQAIYQITVLLIFNFRGKSILNLEHDSTDHADKVKNTLIFNTFVLCQIFNEFNARKPDEFNIFKGITKNYLFMGIIAVTLVLQILIVEFLGKFTTTVRLNWKHWLISVVIAFISWPLAVVGKFIPVPETPFHKYFTRSPPFKFITRIFHWRRERAEVIIFDEREERGR, encoded by the exons GTAACCAGTGTTGGGATTAATACTGAATGGGGATTACTCATGGCTAGCATCTCGGAAGACACTGGTGAAGAAACACCCTTGCAG GTGCGCTTGAATGGGGTTGCTACCTTCATTGGTGTTGTGGGACTCACAGTAGCTCTCCTCGTCTTATGTGTCCTTTTGGTCAG ATACTTTACTGGCCATACAACAAATGCAGATGGAACTTCTCAGTTTGTTGCCGGAAAGACAAAATTTGGGAAAGCCATAGATGGAGCCATCAAAATTGTCACTATTGCA GTCACCATTGTAGTAGTTGCTGTTCCTGAAGGCCTCCCCTTAGCTGTTACCTTAAC ACTTGCTTACTCGATGAGAAAAATGATGGCAGATAAGGCCTTG GTACGTAGGCTTTCTGCATGTGAAACAATGGGCTCGGCCACTACTATATGCAGTGATAAGACTGGTACCTTAACTTTGAACCAG ATGACTGTGGTCGAGTCTTGTGCATGTTTGAAGAAAGTCAATGACTCTGATGGCAAGCCAGACTTGTCACCAAAGATATCGTCTTTGATTATTGAAGGCATAGCTCAGAATACAACTGGCAATGTTTATGTGCCTGAG actGGTGGTGATGTAGAGGTTACTGGATCACCAACGGAGAAGGCAATTCTGCAGTGGGCACTCAAG CTTGGGATGAATTTTGAAGCCACCAGGTCTCAATCTTCAATTCTTCATGTGTTCCCATTCAACTCCGAGAAAAAACGAGGCGGTGTAGCAGTTAAATTG CCAAACAATGAAGTTCATATACACTGGAAAGGGGCTGCTGAAATAATCTTGGCCTCATGCACAAGATATATTGAGGACAATGATCAGGTGGTAGCAATGGACGACAACAAG CTTATGCTTTTCAGGAAATCTATTGAGGATATGGCTGTTGGTAGTTTGCGTTGTGTTGCTATAGCATATTTACCATATGAATTGGAAAATGTTCCAACTGGTGAACAACAATTAGCTGATTGGGCCATGCCTGCAGATGACCTTGTTTTACTTGCTATTGTTGGTATAAAG GATCCTTGTCGACCAGGAGTCGCAGATGCAGTGAGACTATGCCAAAATGCTGGCGTTAAG GTACGCATGGTTACTGGAGACAATGTTCAGACTGCAAAGGCAATAGCATTGGAATGTGGTATACTGCGTGCTGATTCAGATCTTAGTGAGCTTCTAATTGAAGGGAAAGACTTCCGTGAGCTTTCTGATAGGCGCAGAGAAGAGGTTGCTGAGAAAATCTCG GTAATGGGACGATCCTCTCCTAATGATAAGCTTCTGCTTGTGCAAGCGCTAAGGAGAAGGGGACATGTTGTTGCTGTTACTGGAGATGGCACTAATGATGCTCCTGCACTACATGAG gCCGACATTGGTCTTGCTATGGGTATTCAAGGTACTGAGGTTGCCAAAGAGAGTTCTGATATCATTATCTTGGATGACAATTTTGCTTCAGTTGTGAAG GTTGTCAGATGGGGACGTTCTGTATATGCAAATATTCAGAAATTCATCCAATTCCAACTCACTGTCAATGTTGCCGCACTTGTTATCAATGTTGTGGCAGCGATTTCCTCTGGTGCAGTACCACTAAATGCTGTTCag CTTCTGTGGGTGAATCTTATAATGGATACTCTTGGAGCACTAGCATTGGCTACTGAGCCTCCTACGAATCATCTGATGGACAGACAACCTGTTGGTCGAAG GGAACCGCTGATAACTAATATAATGTGGAGGAACTTATTGATTCAG GCTATCTACCAAATTACTGTCCTTCTTATCTTTAATTTCCGAGGGAAAAGTATTCTCAATCTGGAACATGATTCTACTGACCATGCAGACAAAGTGAAGAACACACTGATATTCAATACATTTGTCCTTTGTCAA attttcaatgaattcaaTGCCAGGAAGCCAGATGAATTCAACATATTCAAAGGAATTACCAAAAATTATCTCTTTATGGGAATAATCGCAGTGACACTTGTACTTCAG ATTCTCATTGTCGAGTTTCTGGGGAAGTTTACTACAACAGTCCGGCTTAACTGGAAGCATTGGTTGATTTCTGTTGTCATCGCATTTATCAG tTGGCCTCTTGCTGTTGTTGGGAAGTTTATTCCAGTACCTGAAACTCCTTTCCACAAGTATTTCACTAGGAGTCCTCCCTTTAAGTTTATCACCCGAATATTCCATTGGCgaagagagagagcagag GTGATTATATTtgatgagagagaagaaagaggccgGTGA